Part of the Permianibacter fluminis genome, CCATTGATCTTGCTGCCATACAGATTGACCGCGCGCTGCTGGACATCGCGCTCGACGACAATCTGCTCACCCCAAATCGGCAGGCCGCGATACTGCTGCTGCAGGCGCTGGAAATGATGGCCGCGATGGTCAACCGTTTCCCGCTGCAGCTGCAGCGTTTCATCCGCGGCCAATGCGATCAGCGCATCGGCGGTTTGCGGTCGCGCCGACAGCGTTTGCGCGGCCAGCAACTGGCCACGTTGTTGGTGCAAATCGATTTTCTCGGCCGCGAATGCGCCGCCCGATGCCATCAGCACCGCAGCAGCCAGCAGTGCCGGCACTGCGGGTACTCCACTTCTAGGCTTAGCCTGTTTCATGATGCGTTCCCTCTCGATTTTTTGCCAAAGGCAAGCCCACGCATGCGTTCTTGCATACGTTCAGGACACGAAGCGGATAACCACAGACAGAAAACGGTGTGAGCTTCGTCCCGGCGGTTTCCCGGCATCAGGACTGCGTCGGTAGGGCCGACCCTTTGTACTCGCACGGCGTCAAACAGCGACGGCGTGACGCACAGCGGGATGGTGAGCTGCCGTTTTCGAGCCTAGGCCAGCGCGGACAAATTGCCAGCGCGTAACGCGATAAAAGGCAAAGTTTTTTGTAGTGTTGTGGTTACAAACCGATACCGAATCGCGTCAGTGATTGCTCACCCATCGTCCCGGATGCCAGCGCCGTTGCGGTGATCACTCTGGTTGAGATGAGTTACTGCTAGCGCGAGCTGGGCGGATCTTTGCAAGAGCGAGAAAAAACCCACCCGGCTGCGTCAGCAACCGGGTGGGTTTCGCATGCCGGCGCGTTAGCGCTGGCGAGTCACGCTCATTACGGGAAGGTAATCTTCCAGCTGTCGATCTTGCCGACCGTGCCTTTGGCGCGGTCACGTACCCGTAGCGTCCAGGTACCGGCTCGCGATTTGGCACCGACATTCACCGAGTAGGTCTGATCGATGTTGTCAGCCGTGCCACCGGTGCGGTTATGCAGGTTGTACACCGTGCCATCCGGGTGCAGCAGGTCGACCACCAGATCACCGATGTTCTTGTGCAGGATCTTCACCGCCACGCTGACCGTGCCAGCGTTGCTGCTGCCAGTCACCACAATCGGACTCTTCACGCCGGTGGTGTTGTTGTCCGGAATGAAGTAGTCCTTGGTGTTTTCAAAGCTGGCACCATCACCACCAGCGGTGTAGCTCGCCACCAGCGTCACTCCGCTGAACGCGCTGTAGCCGCGGGTATCGATGTAGTAGGTGCCGGCCGCAGGCGCAGCCACGGTGCAGGTTTCGTTGTTGGTTCCGGTATACGGCCGGCAGTCCCAGACACTGGTAGTCGGTTTGCTGCCGAAGCGGGTGTACAGATCCATGTCACCGGTACCGCCGCTGGTGCTGATCACCAGATTGCTGGCGCCCGCCGGCACGTTGATGAAGAAATAACGATCCGAACCCGCCGCACCGCTGATGCCACTGACTGGAACGCCATTGAAAATTTCCATATCCGGCGGCGGCGGCACACAGGCAACACCGACCTGCGAGAACGCGTTGATGACATCGGCGCTGCTGTAGGCGCGCGCGGTGGCAGCGTCAATCACGCCACAAGCGGCCTGATCGAAGGTCATGTTCGCCGTCCAGTAATTGCGGTTGGCATCGACGAACACATCAAACGCCTTGCGGGTACTCCAGCCCGGCTTGGTCGCCAGCAAATAGAACGCCTTGTTGTAGACACCGCTGGAATAGTGCACATCAAGACCTTCGTAGTAGTCGGCAGCATTGCCGATGGAGGCGCCGTCCTGTGGCGGGTTGGCCATGTAACGCAGCGCGCCACTCGACTTGAAGATCTGCTCACCAACCAAAAAGTCATTGGTGCCGCGCATGTAGAACTCGGCCGCTTCACCGGCGATATCGGAGAAGGCTTCGTTGATACCACCCGACTGACTGGAATAGGTCAGATTGGAGTTCTGCTCGGTGAAGCCGTGCGAGACTTCATGTGCAGCAACATCGAGACTCACCAGCGGATAGAACGTGCTGGCACCATCACCGAAAGTCATCTGGCTGCCATCCCAGAACGCGTTCTCGTAGCCGCTGGAGTAGTGCACCCGCATGGTCAGCTGAAAGGTCAGCGGCGCGGTGTTGTACCAGTCGCTGTACATGTTGAAGATGACGCCGCCAAAATAATGCGCATCGTTCAACGGTGAGTAAGCGCCGTTGATTTGCATGACCGTGTTGCGCGGGCAGGTGAACTGATGCACCGAACCGCCCGACGTGCCATTGTTCATGTTGATGGTGCGAACATTGGTGTTGTTCATTTCGCAAGCATCGGTGACGTTCAGAAAGCCAAAGTCGGTACCGTACTCATACTGACCGGTTTTCAGGTTGCCGCCGGGACCGGTGGCATCACGATAGGCGAGCGCATCCCAATATTTGATGACGCGGCCGCTGCGGGCATCGACCAGCGCATGGGGCCGCGCCGGTTGGCCACCTTTGGCACTGTCCGACAGGTAGCTGACAAACCAGACCAGCTTGGCCTGATTGCCGTCCAGATGAATCATCAACTTGCTGTCTTCGTTGCGATAGCTGGGTGCCGATCCGGTTTTGTTCAGCGCCACTTGTTTGGCTTTGACTTTGCTCAGCGCATCCGCTGCGCTGATGCCGGGTGTGGTGCTGACCAGATCGGTGGCAATGCCATTGATCAGCGCGCCATGCATGGTGGTTACTTGCTGCTTGGCGTCACGCTCGATGACGACCTGTTCCCCCCACACCGGAATGCCGCGATAGGATTGTTGCAGGCGCTGGAACACCCGGCCTTTGCGGTCGACATGCTCGCTGACCAGTTGCAGGCGTTCATCGGTGCCAATTTGCAGCAAGGCCTCGGCCGATTGGCTGCGTTGCTGTGCGCTTTTTGTCAGCAGTGCTTGTCGGGGTTCCTGGCGCAAATCGATTTTGTCGGCCGCCAGCAGACTGGAGCTGCCGGTGACCAGGGCAGTGGCCAGTAGCGCCAATCTGCCGAGTGCGTGTGATCGGGGGGTAGCATGTTTCATTCTGATCGTCCTCTCCATGAACAAATGGTCAATGGCGCACTCAGCCAGGTCTCGCCTACGGTTCGGAGAGGAAACACAGAAACAAACGACAGCGACGTGTTGCCGTACTCCGGCGGTACCCCGGTATCAGGACTGCGTCGGACAGGCCGACCCTTTTCTCACGTCGTCAAACAGCGGCGGCGCGACTCACAGCGGGATGGTGAGTTGCCGAAATCGAGCCTAGGCCAGTCGAGCTCGATTGCCAACTCTGAGCGGTGCTCTAAAACGGATTTTTTTGTAGCGCGACGATACAAAGTGATAAATGGCCTAAGCCGCATGTCAGAAAGCTTTACAGGACTGTAATGAATTCGCTCACAGGCCGCGCGTTGCATATGGCCAAGTCATGCAACACGCTTGTCTGACAAACAGGTGGTGACTGGCCGGCAGAAACAGACAGATGGCAACAGACGCGTACGATCAATCGCCGCCCACCACGCAGCCGACGTCGCCACGGTAATGATCGTTGGCGCCACGGCTGATCATCTCGCAAACCATTTGCGCTTCAGCGTCGGTCATGCCCCAGAGGATCATCCGGCCATCGCGCTCGTAGCGATCAGCCCGATCAAAACGGATGTAGCTGGTGCTGAGTCGTTCGTTGGCGAAAATGCCGGCATAACGCTTGGGCAGTTCTTCCTGACATTTGCTCGATTCGAACTGGCAGGCCTCGCAGTCCGCCAGACTGTCGCGCCAGATTTTGTCGGCTTGGGCCTGACACTCCTTGAAGCTGACCATCTTGCCGAACAGCACGGCGTTGAGTGTGCGGCCACCGGCATCGATATCCATCCGGTATTCAACATAGACCGGGTGTTCGATTTCGAGCGGATTTTGCTGACGCAAATACCATTGATAACCGGCAAACGCGATCGCTGCTGCCATCAGATACCATTTGAGCATGGCTTTACTTCCTGAAATGTGATCCTGAATTCTGGTTCCGAAATTCAGCGCTGAATTTCCGTTACAAGAATCTGCGGCGGCCACGCAATCAGGCCGCCGGCGCAGCCTGCTGTCTGGCGACCCAATCGCGAATGTGCTGTTCCAGCACTGCCATCGGCACCGCGCCTATGCGCAGCACTTCCCGATGGAATGCCCGAATATCGAAACGTGGGCCGAGCGCCGTACGCGCCTCATCACGCAGTCGCTCGATGGTCAAGCGACCGATCATGTAGCTGAGCGCCTGACCCGGGATGACCATGTAGCGTTCGACTTCCGAGCGGACATCGTCATCCGGCATGCTGCTGTTGTCACGCATATAGGCAATGGCCTGTTCACGGGTCCAGCCTTTGGCATGCAGACCGGTATCGACGACCAGCCGCATTGCACGCAGCAAGGCATCGCTGAGGTGACCGTAATACTGGTAGGGATCGTTGAACAGTTGCATGTCTTTGCCGAGCGTTTCGGCATACAGCGCCCAGCCTTCGGCATAGGCGTTGTAACCGGCGAACTGCCGGTACTTCGGCAAATCGGCTTGCTCCAGTTGCAAGGCGATCTGGAAGTGATGGCCGGGTGCGGCTTCGTGCAACGACAGTGTCGTGATGCCGTATTTCGGTTGCACTTTCAGGTTGTAGACGTTGGCGTAGAAAATACCCTTGCGACTGCCATCTGGTGTGCCAGCCGAGTATTCCCCCGCAGCCGAGTTGGCGGCCCGGAATGCCTCGGTGGCGCGCACTTCGTAATCCTGTTTCGGCAACACCTCAAAATATTGCGGCAGTTTGGCATCGATGCTGGTTTTCAGATCCCGAAAGGCCTGCAGCGCTTCCTCTGGCGTCTTGAAAAACTGGTTCGGATCATTTTTCAGGAATTTGAAGAAAGCCTGCAGATCACCCTTGATACCGAGCTGCTGTTGCACCTTGCGCATTTCGGCGTGAATTTCAGCAACTTTTTGCAAACCCAACTGATGAATCTGCTCTGGCGACTGCCCGGCAATGGTGGTCGACTGCGTCACCAGCCAAGTGTACCAGGCGGCACCGTCCGGCAGCGCATTCCAGCCGTGGCTACTGCGGGCCGCCGGAATGTATTCCTTGATCAGAAAGTCGTGGACGGTCTGATAGGTCGGCAGCAATTTGTCCTGAATGGCGGCACGCCATGCTGTGCTGAGCCGGGTATTATCTTCTGCGGAAAAGCTGTCCGGCATGGCCGTTATCGGCCCCCAGAAAATGCTCGCCTCCGGCGTGCTGACCAGAT contains:
- a CDS encoding M4 family metallopeptidase; the protein is MKHATPRSHALGRLALLATALVTGSSSLLAADKIDLRQEPRQALLTKSAQQRSQSAEALLQIGTDERLQLVSEHVDRKGRVFQRLQQSYRGIPVWGEQVVIERDAKQQVTTMHGALINGIATDLVSTTPGISAADALSKVKAKQVALNKTGSAPSYRNEDSKLMIHLDGNQAKLVWFVSYLSDSAKGGQPARPHALVDARSGRVIKYWDALAYRDATGPGGNLKTGQYEYGTDFGFLNVTDACEMNNTNVRTINMNNGTSGGSVHQFTCPRNTVMQINGAYSPLNDAHYFGGVIFNMYSDWYNTAPLTFQLTMRVHYSSGYENAFWDGSQMTFGDGASTFYPLVSLDVAAHEVSHGFTEQNSNLTYSSQSGGINEAFSDIAGEAAEFYMRGTNDFLVGEQIFKSSGALRYMANPPQDGASIGNAADYYEGLDVHYSSGVYNKAFYLLATKPGWSTRKAFDVFVDANRNYWTANMTFDQAACGVIDAATARAYSSADVINAFSQVGVACVPPPPDMEIFNGVPVSGISGAAGSDRYFFINVPAGASNLVISTSGGTGDMDLYTRFGSKPTTSVWDCRPYTGTNNETCTVAAPAAGTYYIDTRGYSAFSGVTLVASYTAGGDGASFENTKDYFIPDNNTTGVKSPIVVTGSSNAGTVSVAVKILHKNIGDLVVDLLHPDGTVYNLHNRTGGTADNIDQTYSVNVGAKSRAGTWTLRVRDRAKGTVGKIDSWKITFP
- a CDS encoding DUF885 domain-containing protein, with protein sequence MPAFISPQAPRLLALLIAASLSVACTDSEPPAPVAVPPIADINTVADQYFEDNLQLNPCAGIYFGDYRFNDKYCISSPEKLAAQRELNARYLNRLTAIEPASLSPDQRITYELFKFDLQQAKAGERFPTELLPLNQFYNEYSQFAQLGSGQSAQPFATVADYDAFLRKIDGFVENSTYNIALMKQGIAKGVVLPKVLAEAIVPQLAAHLVSTPEASIFWGPITAMPDSFSAEDNTRLSTAWRAAIQDKLLPTYQTVHDFLIKEYIPAARSSHGWNALPDGAAWYTWLVTQSTTIAGQSPEQIHQLGLQKVAEIHAEMRKVQQQLGIKGDLQAFFKFLKNDPNQFFKTPEEALQAFRDLKTSIDAKLPQYFEVLPKQDYEVRATEAFRAANSAAGEYSAGTPDGSRKGIFYANVYNLKVQPKYGITTLSLHEAAPGHHFQIALQLEQADLPKYRQFAGYNAYAEGWALYAETLGKDMQLFNDPYQYYGHLSDALLRAMRLVVDTGLHAKGWTREQAIAYMRDNSSMPDDDVRSEVERYMVIPGQALSYMIGRLTIERLRDEARTALGPRFDIRAFHREVLRIGAVPMAVLEQHIRDWVARQQAAPAA